In Microvenator marinus, one genomic interval encodes:
- the ruvX gene encoding Holliday junction resolvase RuvX encodes MRFIGVDVGAKRVGIAVSDDEGRVAVPSESLDAKTAIVEILAMAPDTIAVGLPLDLKGREGPAARKARKFVDDLLSQVEAGQVPPQIEWIDERFSTVVASNLLRDAGLNAKRQKGVIDAMAASQILQTYLDSRKYE; translated from the coding sequence ATGCGATTCATCGGAGTAGATGTCGGTGCGAAAAGAGTGGGGATCGCGGTCTCAGACGACGAAGGCCGCGTTGCTGTCCCTAGCGAAAGCCTCGACGCAAAGACGGCTATCGTAGAGATTCTCGCCATGGCCCCTGACACCATAGCAGTTGGACTTCCGCTCGATCTCAAGGGCAGGGAAGGCCCTGCTGCACGCAAAGCTCGGAAGTTTGTAGATGATTTGCTCTCGCAGGTCGAAGCCGGCCAGGTCCCGCCGCAAATCGAGTGGATCGATGAGCGTTTTTCAACCGTAGTTGCCTCAAACCTTTTGAGAGACGCTGGCCTCAACGCAAAGAGGCAAAAGGGCGTCATCGACGCCATGGCCGCATCTCAAATCCTTCAAACTTACCTCGATTCTCGAAAGTACGAATGA
- a CDS encoding sigma 54-interacting transcriptional regulator translates to MSLLQLALDEHLRRIARHIQEEWGLWVGVVSKNEAIPFPGRTSVSLPICERLLGNPESALKCQESVRGFYQAKELDFCHHQLGAMVVPIKTTHGKKVGSIYVSGFIPQEEGAPIWDALRKSWPDELIESVPVLTRRQRDSILALMTLMQSVATEALGATEIEEIPSYREIIGASEPMQKLFKELRKVARTQSTVLVRGENGTGKELIAKAIHRDSPRSTMPFLAQNVAAIPADLMESELFGHKKGAYSGAHRDRTGLFEAAHKGTFFLDEIGEMDVSLQVKLLRVLQEGSFLPIGDSEFRKVDVRVICATNRDLEAAVKEGRFRQDLYYRVNVITLTAPPLRYRRDDIPALATHFTQLASHKHDLPPKFLTEDAIARLQEHSWPGNVRELENEIERLVILSGDATEIDASFIKLRAQTRQSAVDVMATDVQLPDAVEELERKMILEVLRRTNWNKSQTARELGVSRRNLIRKVQAFGLEDER, encoded by the coding sequence GTGTCATTATTGCAACTGGCTCTAGACGAGCACTTGCGGCGAATTGCGAGGCATATTCAGGAGGAATGGGGGCTTTGGGTAGGTGTCGTTTCCAAGAACGAAGCGATCCCCTTTCCAGGAAGGACAAGCGTCAGTCTGCCGATTTGCGAGCGCCTTCTCGGTAATCCAGAATCCGCGCTGAAGTGCCAGGAGTCTGTCAGGGGATTTTATCAGGCCAAAGAGCTCGATTTCTGCCATCACCAGCTCGGCGCGATGGTCGTCCCAATCAAGACGACACATGGCAAAAAAGTGGGCAGTATCTACGTTTCTGGCTTCATCCCTCAGGAAGAGGGCGCACCGATCTGGGACGCGCTCAGGAAGTCATGGCCGGATGAGCTGATTGAGTCCGTACCCGTGCTCACTCGGCGCCAGCGTGATTCGATCCTCGCGCTCATGACGTTGATGCAGTCCGTTGCGACCGAGGCGCTCGGTGCCACTGAGATCGAGGAAATCCCCAGTTACCGCGAGATTATCGGCGCCTCAGAGCCGATGCAGAAACTCTTCAAGGAGTTAAGAAAGGTCGCGAGGACTCAGAGCACAGTGCTGGTGCGCGGAGAAAACGGCACAGGAAAGGAGCTCATTGCGAAGGCCATCCACCGAGATAGTCCGCGCAGCACCATGCCTTTCCTCGCCCAGAACGTCGCGGCAATCCCGGCCGACCTCATGGAAAGTGAGCTCTTTGGGCATAAAAAAGGAGCGTATTCGGGCGCACACCGCGATCGAACAGGACTCTTCGAAGCCGCACACAAAGGCACATTTTTCCTCGATGAGATCGGGGAGATGGATGTAAGCCTGCAGGTCAAGCTGCTCCGTGTGCTCCAAGAAGGTAGCTTTCTTCCGATCGGAGACTCGGAGTTTAGAAAGGTCGACGTCCGCGTCATCTGCGCGACAAATCGCGATCTCGAAGCAGCGGTCAAGGAAGGTAGGTTTCGCCAAGATCTCTATTATCGCGTCAACGTCATCACGCTCACGGCACCGCCGCTCAGGTATCGTCGCGACGACATCCCCGCGCTCGCCACACACTTTACCCAGCTCGCTTCGCACAAACACGATCTCCCTCCGAAATTCCTAACCGAGGACGCCATTGCTCGCCTGCAGGAGCATTCGTGGCCGGGAAATGTCCGCGAACTTGAGAACGAGATCGAGCGTCTGGTGATCCTTTCCGGTGACGCCACCGAAATCGACGCATCGTTTATCAAGCTCAGGGCTCAGACACGGCAAAGCGCGGTGGATGTCATGGCCACCGACGTACAGCTTCCCGACGCTGTCGAAGAGCTCGAACGCAAGATGATCCTTGAGGTTCTGCGACGCACGAATTGGAATAAGAGCCAAACCGCGCGGGAGCTAGGCGTCTCGCGGCGAAACCTCATTCGAAAGGTTCAAGCCTTCGGCCTCGAAGACGAGCGTTGA
- a CDS encoding efflux RND transporter permease subunit, whose protein sequence is MFRLLSDFILRFRVYVLLGMGLIVLANAPFLQGLRFDFTPQQLFAGTQDVLEQREKFAAEFGREDNLVTIIVEGDSLFEPKTLEWIRDFTVSLREFEEVKNAQSLPTMEIPRSGAEAGLLTTVPIVLESGEVEPSAAAALKELAANEPLLNKRVISPDLETTVVLVWLQDDLQDVKDLRAAILKIEAKLAESGVPSELRTRVSGIPYLRQEIVENLKTQQLTFVPATGLAYLLILFFMFRRFSGVVLPLGVVAITMVLVTGMMVFTDSPINIINNILPSLVFIIGVSDSIHMIARDGEENEAGADRASSVKAMIRHTGLACLLTSTTTAVGFFSLLAADTEILKNFGWQAGASVLLAYLVTLLFLPAALVKMRPVQRLNTQKPDYQPLIEKFMGVLGEKVVAHPWRFFVSGLVITAIAAMAAFQVEIDTILLEVYEPGHPTYNTLKMSEEKLGGILPIEISLDSSEPGAFKNPENYKKLAELQTFSKQFDVVLSTQSLVDYHQAARAALLADPAQRGTMPESRDEIEQLHLLLAGAPDSRSGASQFVSTDFSHVRLLLRVADDGAKAQLALGNELKEKLGELFPPGHDVSWVLTGDAYVASISLDSFIRDLFGSLLLAMVIIFGMMTVAFRSIRLGLISVLPNATPLILTLGYMGVRGIDLNTTTIITFSIGLGLAVDDTIHFLARYQEERDAGRDASESIKRAYMGAGRAIMLTSVMLLIGLGVLLMSDFVPTRMFGTLTGITIAGAILGDLIILPPLLYLVDSWRDRRTNALPGTV, encoded by the coding sequence ATGTTTCGCTTGTTATCAGACTTCATACTCAGGTTCCGGGTCTATGTTCTGCTCGGCATGGGCTTGATTGTGCTTGCGAACGCGCCGTTTTTGCAAGGTCTGCGTTTCGATTTTACGCCCCAACAACTTTTTGCTGGCACTCAAGACGTGCTCGAGCAGCGCGAGAAATTCGCCGCTGAGTTTGGGCGTGAAGACAATTTGGTGACCATTATCGTGGAGGGTGATTCGCTCTTCGAGCCCAAAACTCTTGAGTGGATTCGAGACTTTACGGTTTCCTTGAGAGAGTTCGAAGAGGTTAAGAACGCGCAGTCTCTGCCGACGATGGAGATTCCAAGGTCTGGAGCTGAGGCGGGACTTTTGACCACCGTTCCTATCGTGCTCGAAAGCGGAGAGGTTGAACCGTCGGCAGCGGCGGCGTTGAAGGAACTCGCCGCAAATGAACCACTCCTCAACAAGCGCGTGATTAGTCCTGACTTAGAGACGACCGTGGTCTTGGTATGGCTGCAAGATGACCTCCAAGACGTGAAGGATCTTCGAGCAGCCATCCTTAAGATCGAGGCGAAGCTAGCCGAGAGCGGTGTGCCTTCGGAGCTGCGCACGCGTGTCAGTGGGATTCCCTATCTGCGCCAAGAGATCGTCGAGAACCTCAAGACCCAGCAGTTGACGTTCGTGCCGGCAACGGGGCTTGCGTACTTGCTCATCTTGTTCTTCATGTTCAGGCGGTTTTCAGGGGTCGTACTTCCCCTCGGCGTGGTGGCCATCACTATGGTTTTGGTGACCGGCATGATGGTCTTTACCGATTCGCCCATCAATATCATCAACAATATTTTGCCGTCGCTAGTCTTCATCATTGGGGTCTCGGACAGCATCCATATGATCGCGAGAGATGGGGAGGAAAACGAGGCTGGGGCGGATCGAGCGTCTTCCGTCAAGGCGATGATTCGCCACACGGGCCTTGCCTGCTTGCTCACGAGTACCACCACGGCTGTTGGCTTTTTCTCACTGCTCGCCGCAGATACGGAGATTCTGAAGAACTTTGGCTGGCAAGCTGGGGCGTCGGTGCTCTTGGCCTATCTCGTCACCCTACTCTTTCTGCCAGCCGCGTTGGTTAAGATGCGGCCGGTGCAACGGCTAAATACTCAAAAACCGGACTACCAGCCGTTGATTGAAAAGTTCATGGGCGTCCTTGGTGAAAAAGTTGTGGCGCACCCCTGGCGATTTTTTGTCAGTGGCTTGGTGATAACAGCGATTGCTGCGATGGCAGCATTTCAGGTGGAGATCGACACCATACTGCTCGAAGTCTACGAACCCGGGCATCCGACCTACAACACCCTCAAGATGTCGGAAGAAAAGCTCGGTGGAATTCTACCTATCGAGATCAGTCTTGATTCGAGCGAGCCTGGCGCCTTCAAGAATCCTGAGAACTATAAGAAGCTCGCTGAACTGCAGACGTTTTCCAAGCAGTTTGATGTGGTGCTCTCAACTCAGAGTCTTGTGGACTATCACCAGGCAGCACGTGCGGCACTGCTTGCGGATCCAGCACAGCGCGGGACCATGCCTGAGAGCCGAGACGAGATTGAGCAACTGCACCTCCTTTTGGCCGGAGCTCCTGATTCTAGGAGTGGAGCAAGTCAATTCGTGTCCACGGACTTCTCACACGTGCGGCTTCTGTTGAGGGTTGCCGACGACGGAGCAAAGGCTCAATTGGCGTTAGGGAACGAACTCAAAGAGAAGCTGGGCGAGCTCTTTCCCCCCGGTCACGACGTCTCGTGGGTGCTTACTGGCGATGCCTATGTCGCGTCCATTTCACTGGATAGCTTCATACGAGACCTCTTCGGGAGTCTATTGCTCGCCATGGTGATTATTTTTGGCATGATGACCGTGGCGTTCAGGTCGATTCGTCTCGGTCTGATTAGCGTGCTTCCGAACGCGACTCCTCTAATTCTGACCCTGGGATATATGGGCGTACGAGGAATTGACCTCAACACGACCACCATCATCACGTTCTCCATTGGACTTGGGCTTGCGGTGGATGACACGATTCACTTTTTGGCTCGATACCAAGAGGAAAGAGACGCTGGACGGGACGCCAGTGAATCGATCAAACGAGCCTATATGGGGGCCGGTCGCGCCATCATGCTGACGAGCGTGATGCTCCTCATCGGGTTAGGCGTATTGCTGATGAGTGATTTTGTGCCTACTCGAATGTTTGGAACTCTGACAGGCATCACGATTGCTGGGGCAATCTTGGGCGACCTGATTATTCTGCCACCGCTTCTCTACCTTGTGGACTCATGGCGGGATCGTCGAACCAACGCTCTACCAGGTACTGTGTAG
- the mltG gene encoding endolytic transglycosylase MltG — translation MSSKNKKQSPRRLLGCAAFCFSLVLGAALLVFADFYLWTQRPLVQDNEQVQFSVPEGTSWPEFVRLLSSEGIVTHPRYFDIWGRTRGLPQMIKAGRYTLEGPLYLEEASALFAKGGEAEDLVVTILEGWTIFHIADKLEASQIVSRTAFLNAARSPTLLEEAGMEAESFEGYLFPDTYRFSTTVSAEEIVKRMHARFKDIYQDVSKNRGPDTSDWSDHKIITLASLIERETRSPTERPRIARVFLNRLDRNMRLQTDPTCVYSEETYREIPHPKFCKDRLNRYSTYVIDGLPPGPIANPGRASLQAALRPSTLAEDKDYLFFVARRDGSGNHHFSKTYDEHRRRVRLYLKGN, via the coding sequence ATGAGCTCAAAGAACAAAAAACAAAGCCCCCGAAGACTTCTCGGTTGCGCCGCGTTCTGCTTCTCACTCGTACTTGGCGCGGCACTTCTGGTCTTTGCGGATTTCTACTTGTGGACTCAACGCCCGTTGGTCCAAGACAACGAGCAAGTTCAATTCAGCGTTCCAGAAGGCACCTCTTGGCCAGAGTTCGTTCGTCTGCTCTCAAGTGAAGGTATCGTGACGCACCCACGCTACTTCGATATCTGGGGCCGGACGCGGGGTCTCCCTCAAATGATCAAGGCCGGCAGATACACGCTTGAAGGACCGCTCTATCTCGAGGAGGCATCCGCGCTCTTCGCCAAGGGTGGTGAGGCTGAAGACCTCGTCGTGACGATCTTGGAAGGTTGGACGATCTTTCATATCGCCGACAAATTGGAAGCCTCGCAGATCGTCTCGCGAACCGCTTTTCTAAACGCTGCCCGTTCGCCGACATTGCTCGAAGAGGCAGGCATGGAGGCGGAGAGTTTCGAAGGATATCTCTTTCCGGACACCTATCGATTTTCAACCACTGTGTCCGCCGAAGAAATCGTGAAGCGGATGCACGCGAGATTCAAGGATATCTATCAGGATGTTTCAAAGAATCGCGGTCCGGACACAAGTGATTGGTCCGACCATAAGATCATCACGCTTGCGTCTTTGATCGAAAGGGAGACCCGATCGCCCACAGAACGCCCCAGAATCGCCAGAGTTTTCCTCAACCGGTTAGACCGAAACATGCGGCTACAGACCGACCCCACGTGCGTCTATTCCGAAGAAACTTACAGGGAGATTCCACACCCGAAATTCTGCAAGGACCGACTCAACCGTTACTCGACCTATGTGATCGACGGATTGCCACCAGGCCCGATTGCTAACCCTGGCAGAGCCAGTCTCCAAGCCGCACTCAGGCCATCCACCCTCGCCGAGGACAAGGACTACCTCTTCTTCGTGGCAAGAAGAGACGGCTCCGGCAATCATCACTTTTCAAAGACCTATGATGAGCACCGGCGACGAGTCCGCCTCTATTTGAAGGGGAATTAG
- a CDS encoding BamA/TamA family outer membrane protein, with product MKLLFLIVGFWAFLTSPLLAQERIESLEIKGLFRTEEEVVKRELTFEIPGQAEEAEIEEFVQRLRNLGIFRIVNYTLVDGHLVVEVDEKWTILPMFSIQSGGRLSSLLVGAFDANLAGKYMELGGRYLRLGDTNSFALWLYDPRFLNQRSLGGVDLWWSNRLRTLYTKDGELEGGYLRLRKLARFLYSKEFNRDFELGGSLAVQDDTFSRELLSPSVLELNSPLPEDTFGLLLTGTLRLGRLDIDNYLVEGLRFSQSLTVTLPGSSFTAFESTSQFSQYIRFPWRQNIAWRLGYAFTTSEEIEQGFFIGGFDTVRGYLDSRFRGTHAWYANAEYRIGSLDYKWLALQHTAFVDGTGVSDDFRTSLRLSGASAGLGLRIMVPKVYSVVARVDYAFPLIGGTTGGLSFGAQQFF from the coding sequence GTGAAACTTCTCTTCCTAATCGTTGGGTTTTGGGCGTTTTTGACCAGTCCGTTGCTGGCTCAAGAGCGCATCGAGAGTTTGGAGATCAAGGGACTCTTTCGGACCGAAGAAGAAGTGGTCAAACGAGAGTTGACCTTTGAGATACCAGGTCAGGCCGAGGAAGCTGAGATCGAGGAGTTCGTGCAGCGGCTTAGAAACCTGGGGATTTTTCGGATCGTCAACTACACCCTGGTAGACGGGCATCTCGTGGTGGAAGTTGATGAAAAGTGGACCATCCTTCCCATGTTTAGCATTCAGTCTGGAGGACGCCTCTCGAGCCTTCTAGTCGGTGCGTTCGATGCCAATCTGGCCGGCAAATACATGGAGTTGGGTGGACGGTATCTTAGGCTGGGAGACACGAACTCGTTTGCACTCTGGCTCTACGACCCACGCTTCTTAAACCAGCGCTCCCTTGGAGGCGTCGACCTCTGGTGGTCGAATCGCCTGAGAACCCTCTATACGAAGGACGGAGAACTCGAAGGCGGCTACCTACGCCTGAGGAAGCTCGCAAGATTTCTCTACTCGAAGGAGTTTAACCGCGACTTCGAGCTTGGGGGCTCCCTTGCCGTTCAAGACGACACATTTTCTAGAGAACTGCTCAGCCCAAGTGTGCTCGAACTCAATTCACCTCTGCCCGAGGACACATTCGGACTTTTGCTGACAGGCACCTTGAGATTAGGCCGGCTGGACATCGACAATTACCTCGTCGAGGGCTTGCGTTTCTCACAATCGTTGACCGTGACACTGCCAGGGTCGAGCTTTACCGCCTTCGAATCCACGTCGCAATTCTCCCAATACATTCGCTTTCCGTGGCGTCAAAACATCGCATGGCGGCTTGGCTACGCGTTCACAACATCCGAAGAGATCGAGCAAGGCTTCTTCATTGGAGGTTTTGATACGGTCCGTGGCTACTTGGATTCCCGTTTCCGCGGCACACACGCTTGGTACGCTAACGCGGAATACCGAATCGGTTCGCTTGACTACAAATGGCTCGCGCTCCAGCACACTGCGTTTGTGGACGGCACCGGCGTCTCAGACGATTTTCGCACATCTCTGAGGCTCAGCGGCGCGAGCGCCGGGCTCGGACTAAGAATCATGGTCCCCAAGGTCTATTCAGTCGTTGCCAGAGTAGACTATGCCTTCCCACTCATCGGAGGCACGACGGGTGGCCTGAGTTTTGGCGCCCAACAGTTTTTCTAG
- a CDS encoding glycoside hydrolase family 113, with product MLLTRTFSLLLALALAAGCSEQRDKAPTEARIQEKPALTVDTVELAANRVQSALFLSHSVTPLETGVIRGVALPTYAEFPELTYLEMVDRAQSVGATHISLIVNWEQDTIYHNEIRPRTDISDDRVREIIRHAHAKGLKVMLFPILHIKRRSDGEWRGKLAPTSLKDWHSNYAQFIRHYALLAEQEEVEIFSVGSELSSMEAKESFWRELIEEVRKITRSRLIYSSNWDHYQVPKFWEDLDYIGVSSYFEVAETPRDSVAAISQGWTTVRDELLGFSKTVQKPLVLTEVGYPSVDAASVHPWDYTAKSGPNPVQQLAAYQGLVQAWSGQEFGGLFLWHGWGRGGDDDTSYAFWEKPTQYLVERWFDDPAMSPQGREAVAE from the coding sequence ATGCTACTGACTCGAACTTTTAGCCTCCTCTTGGCCTTGGCTTTGGCAGCTGGGTGCTCAGAGCAGCGCGACAAAGCGCCTACCGAGGCACGTATCCAGGAAAAACCAGCCCTCACCGTGGATACGGTTGAGCTTGCGGCCAATAGGGTTCAGTCGGCGCTCTTTCTATCGCATTCCGTGACCCCACTCGAAACGGGCGTAATCCGAGGTGTCGCGCTGCCGACCTACGCCGAGTTCCCGGAACTGACTTATCTTGAGATGGTCGACCGGGCGCAATCGGTCGGAGCTACGCATATCAGTTTGATTGTGAATTGGGAGCAAGACACCATCTATCACAACGAAATCCGTCCTCGAACGGATATCTCAGATGACCGAGTACGCGAAATCATTAGGCACGCGCACGCTAAGGGCCTAAAGGTGATGCTTTTTCCCATCCTACACATCAAGCGCCGCAGCGATGGTGAATGGCGCGGAAAACTGGCCCCGACGTCGCTGAAAGACTGGCATTCCAACTACGCGCAATTCATTCGGCACTACGCACTGCTCGCCGAACAAGAGGAGGTCGAGATTTTCAGCGTTGGAAGTGAGCTTTCCTCGATGGAGGCCAAAGAATCTTTTTGGAGAGAACTCATCGAGGAAGTCCGCAAGATCACCAGGAGCCGACTCATTTACTCGTCGAATTGGGACCATTATCAGGTTCCGAAATTCTGGGAAGACCTAGATTATATCGGTGTGAGTAGCTATTTCGAGGTTGCTGAGACTCCGCGTGATTCAGTGGCCGCTATTTCGCAGGGCTGGACTACCGTGCGCGATGAATTGCTAGGTTTTTCAAAGACCGTTCAGAAGCCCCTTGTGCTCACAGAGGTCGGCTATCCAAGCGTGGATGCGGCTTCCGTTCACCCCTGGGATTACACGGCCAAGAGTGGGCCAAATCCAGTCCAACAGCTCGCGGCCTATCAGGGGCTAGTGCAAGCGTGGTCTGGCCAAGAGTTTGGAGGGCTTTTTCTTTGGCACGGGTGGGGCAGGGGAGGAGACGACGACACGAGCTACGCGTTTTGGGAAAAACCTACACAGTACCTGGTAGAGCGTTGGTTCGACGATCCCGCCATGAGTCCACAAGGTAGAGAAGCGGTGGCAGAATAA
- a CDS encoding J domain-containing protein, whose product MAANDTKKSLRDRIRNLLVQEFDGLSPDAVAGILSGLASELIQFSEAGVATVSEALDESEVESSEISYSYGQDGAINVIARAEEQIADVINQVLNVGALLVRVDPAPKLNSLVHLRISLPEVHLECIFQGRVVHVSEKGSAIELGQMTKEDRASFEAIWPTYQGFLNGAKSAPAAGPQAGVAPNQTMHANRPSVSASDSVAIPLGAPRTTRQLKQIKRRVDITDPDVKVLTSTQFGLKAVSTTREFYGPENLWLQPGVEPERVEALAEDRIADIFLQLSEHASTGLIEVNTLTQAGPLKRQLLLDSGFVVEVSRQPRDADEELGLMLLRADRITKQQLAMSAAHADENEQSLARSLVDLQILEPDRVRHAIAGRLTFLLGEVLKTKTGDVRFYDGANLPSGFLPAPPLRVHVPIERVLFQRLFENFKTFPLKDREAMLEPAMDAYPEIVPDESERIERTLEASEHKVLIEKVITGRRRMREVFTESNLAHADTFAVVQSLHRMGLLRFDRSLHQTVVRERMRENVTVKYLSVHKASYFEVLNVHWSAYDEVIEKAYQELSTQFDPQTVPQSLEPEVHQRVVEIRERVESAYQVLSARETRHSYRKRIMPEYKLAHAIPLFLKQSELAEKRRQWNEAMDSLKRVTEIDPAHRDARIKMDHVKAILENRLSPDATDSNF is encoded by the coding sequence ATGGCCGCCAACGACACCAAGAAATCCCTAAGAGACCGGATTCGGAACTTACTCGTTCAAGAGTTCGATGGACTTTCACCCGACGCGGTGGCCGGCATTTTGTCCGGACTCGCCTCGGAGCTGATTCAGTTCTCCGAAGCTGGTGTCGCAACAGTTTCTGAGGCTCTCGACGAGAGCGAAGTTGAGTCGTCCGAGATCTCCTATAGCTACGGGCAAGATGGTGCGATCAACGTTATCGCGCGCGCCGAAGAGCAAATTGCCGACGTCATCAATCAGGTTCTGAACGTGGGCGCGCTCCTCGTAAGGGTCGACCCCGCTCCAAAGCTGAATTCACTCGTCCACTTACGCATATCCCTGCCTGAGGTTCACCTCGAGTGCATCTTCCAAGGACGTGTGGTGCACGTCTCGGAAAAGGGAAGTGCGATCGAGCTTGGACAGATGACCAAGGAGGACCGCGCTTCTTTCGAGGCGATTTGGCCGACCTACCAAGGCTTCTTGAACGGCGCAAAATCGGCCCCAGCAGCTGGCCCACAGGCGGGTGTCGCTCCAAATCAGACCATGCACGCGAATCGTCCGTCAGTATCGGCAAGTGACTCTGTGGCGATTCCGCTCGGTGCACCAAGAACTACGCGCCAGCTCAAGCAGATTAAGAGACGCGTAGATATTACTGACCCTGACGTGAAGGTATTAACGTCCACGCAGTTCGGACTCAAGGCGGTGTCGACCACCCGTGAGTTTTACGGCCCCGAGAACCTCTGGCTCCAACCCGGTGTCGAACCTGAGCGTGTCGAGGCCCTGGCGGAAGACCGAATTGCGGACATCTTTTTGCAACTCTCAGAACACGCGTCGACCGGCCTCATCGAAGTCAATACGCTTACTCAAGCGGGCCCGCTAAAGAGACAACTTCTCTTGGACTCCGGATTTGTCGTCGAAGTCTCTCGACAGCCCCGTGATGCCGACGAAGAGCTCGGCCTCATGCTTCTGCGAGCAGACAGAATCACCAAGCAGCAGCTGGCGATGTCTGCCGCTCACGCCGACGAGAACGAACAATCACTCGCCCGAAGCCTCGTGGATCTTCAGATCCTGGAGCCCGACCGAGTTCGTCACGCCATCGCCGGACGCCTGACCTTTTTGTTGGGAGAAGTCCTAAAGACCAAGACAGGAGACGTGCGGTTCTACGACGGTGCGAACCTTCCTTCGGGCTTTCTTCCTGCGCCACCTTTGCGAGTGCACGTACCGATTGAGCGCGTGCTCTTTCAGCGGCTCTTTGAGAACTTCAAGACGTTCCCGCTCAAAGACCGCGAGGCGATGCTCGAACCCGCCATGGACGCGTATCCGGAAATCGTTCCCGATGAGTCTGAACGCATCGAGCGCACGCTTGAAGCGAGCGAACACAAGGTATTGATCGAAAAGGTCATCACAGGCCGCCGCAGAATGCGTGAAGTATTTACGGAAAGTAACCTCGCCCATGCCGATACTTTCGCAGTTGTGCAGTCGTTGCACCGTATGGGTCTTTTGCGTTTCGATCGCTCCTTGCACCAGACGGTTGTCCGAGAACGCATGCGTGAAAACGTGACCGTCAAGTACCTGAGCGTGCACAAGGCAAGCTACTTCGAGGTCCTGAACGTTCACTGGTCTGCGTACGATGAAGTGATTGAAAAGGCTTATCAGGAACTCTCGACTCAGTTCGACCCACAGACCGTGCCTCAGTCGCTCGAACCCGAGGTTCATCAGCGAGTCGTCGAGATCCGGGAACGCGTGGAATCAGCCTATCAAGTGCTCAGCGCACGAGAGACTCGGCATTCGTATCGAAAGCGCATCATGCCAGAATACAAGTTGGCGCACGCCATTCCGCTCTTTCTCAAGCAAAGTGAACTGGCGGAGAAGAGAAGACAGTGGAACGAGGCGATGGACTCGCTCAAACGCGTGACAGAGATAGATCCCGCCCATCGTGACGCGCGCATCAAGATGGACCATGTAAAGGCAATCCTTGAAAATCGGCTTTCACCCGATGCTACTGACTCGAACTTTTAG
- a CDS encoding AgmX/PglI C-terminal domain-containing protein, translated as MAESQGCSVVVVVMVTGLAFFLGAGAGAAGMWFGMPYIDDSTGTTAVAEVPSAECPPCEAAVAAGNASDYALVYPIEESLRVQGKLDPELVKNQVKAKRYEFSKCYREAIEKDPSVKGEMSVQFTVSGSKGNIIAAVERDTAINASIKECVLTEVKKWKFEPATGSNSVVRFDMLFVPISSAPAP; from the coding sequence ATGGCAGAGAGTCAAGGTTGTAGTGTTGTCGTAGTAGTCATGGTGACCGGTTTGGCGTTCTTTTTGGGGGCAGGCGCGGGAGCAGCTGGGATGTGGTTCGGTATGCCCTATATCGACGATTCCACCGGAACAACGGCCGTTGCTGAGGTTCCAAGCGCGGAGTGTCCACCGTGCGAAGCTGCGGTGGCTGCTGGAAATGCGTCTGATTACGCACTGGTGTACCCGATCGAAGAGTCCTTGCGTGTTCAGGGTAAGCTGGACCCAGAGTTGGTAAAGAATCAGGTCAAGGCCAAGCGTTATGAGTTCTCCAAATGCTATCGTGAGGCCATTGAGAAGGACCCGAGTGTCAAAGGCGAAATGTCTGTTCAGTTCACTGTGAGCGGGTCGAAGGGCAATATTATCGCAGCGGTTGAGCGAGATACGGCGATCAACGCTTCGATCAAAGAGTGCGTGCTCACCGAGGTCAAGAAGTGGAAGTTTGAGCCTGCGACGGGTTCCAATTCCGTGGTTCGCTTCGACATGCTCTTCGTTCCGATTAGCTCCGCTCCCGCACCCTAA